Within the Thermostichus lividus PCC 6715 genome, the region AATGATACGGTGGTCATCTACGATCGCGTCCGCGAAACCCTTAAGCTCAACCCCGACCTGAACATTAAGGAGGTCGTCGATCAGGCCGTGGTACAAACCCTTGGCCGCTCCATTAACACAACCCTGACGACTCTGTTGCCCTTGGTCACGATTTTTATTTTTGGGGGCGATACTCTGCGCTTTTTTGCCTTAGCCTTAATTATTGGCTTTGTGACGGGTGCGTATTCTAGTATTTTTGTGGCGAGTACCCTGCTTGCTTGGTGGCGCGATCGCCAACCCACACCAACCCCTTCGCCAGTCACCTAGGCCAGACCCACTCCCGTCTCTCCCCCTGTGTTGTGCTAATTCCCATTACCCAAGAAAAACTGCGCCAGCTTGTTCCTGCGGTTGCCACAGGTGCTCAGTATCTCTACGTGTGGGGGAAGCTACAGGACGTTTTACGGCGGGTAATCTTTGCTGTGGTGGCCGTAGCAATTGTGACGTTTGGCCTCGAGTTTTTGGGAGATGGCACCCAGCTTGTGCTTGGTTTGGTGGCGGGGCTGTATTGGCTGTGGGCACCGGCTGTGTTGGCCAGTTGGCGCAACCGTCGCTACCGCCGATTTCCCTACGCCGGCTTTTGGCAAGGGCGGGTGCTAGAGGTCTATGTCACTGAAGAACTGGTGGGCAAAGAAGAGACCGTTGACGATCAAGGCCAGTTAGTCATCATCGAGAACCGCGAACGCTGCCTTAACCTTGAGATAGGCGACAAAAGCGGCTTTGAAACAACGGTGCGCACTAAGCTGCTGCGGCAGCACCGCGTGATTCGGCCAGGAGATGTCGCACAGATGCTGGTGCTATCGCGGCGACCGGACTTAGCAGAGATTGAGATGATTTCGGAAGTTTATTTGCCACGCCATCGCCTCTGGATTGGCAACTATCCGATGTTGCAGCGGGATATCTTCGTGGAATTATCGGAAACACTACGGCGGCAGCGGCGATCGCCCCGAAGATCCCGTTCTCCACGGCGGTCAACCCTGTGATACCTTAAAGGGAAAGACATAAAAGTTAACATTTCCCAAGAGTCCCTTGACCGCGCTGACCTCGACCGCTGTTTTCCCCGCCCTGCGCTTTGGCTCCCGGCCAGCGTGGTGTATTTTTTCTCTTGCGGCTTTTTTAGTCTCTGTCCCTGTCTTTATTGAGGCACCACTGGTACGTACCTATCCTTGGTTGAGCTTAGGGATCACTCCCCTGCTGTGGGGGATCAGTCGTTACCTACAAACCCAAACTCGCTACCAGCGCTTCGGTGCACTCCTCTATGGCTTTAGTTGGTGTTGGGGGGCAGGGTCGCTGTACTGGGGCTGGTTGCGCTGGGAACCGCTGTGGCACTTGCCGGTGGAGGCGCTGCCGTTACCCCTGATGGTTTGGCATCTGCGACAACGGCAACAACTGGTAGGGGTCTTTTTCTTTTTGGGGTCATTTTTAGGCACGGCCATTACGGATGCCTATTTTTACCTGATTGATGTGATTCCCCATTGGCGAGCCATTATGTACCTCGAGCAGGATCTAGTGTCAGTGCAAGAAATGCTCGTGCAGGCGATCGCCCAAGCCCAGACCTTTAGCGGGGAAGTGTGGGGTGTACTGCTTAGCCTAAGCCTACTGCTCATTGGCCTGTTGCCCCTGTTTCAATCCCAGATTCGCCAAGGAATACCTGCCATGCTGCCGAGTTGGGCGTTTATGGGGGCGGTACTAAGTACCCTTGTGGTGGATGGGTTATTTGGTTTAACGATTGGGCTTTTACCCCTTTAGGGGCAACATTTTGGCACACCGAATCGTCAATTTAAAAACTAGAAACTAAAATAGGAATGGATACCAAAAGGAACTCTGGAAGAGGCCGAAATAAAGTGTATCCATTATTACAAATCTCTGATGATTCAAGGAGACAGTCTATATTGCTGAATAATGCATTGACTTTTCTCTGGTGTTTACAGTTCATCGCAACGCCACGCAAGGTACGTCTAAAGCCCATTCGCCAGAGTGCACAAATTTAGTTTTTTCCTATCCAAATCCCAGCTTTGATGTTCTATTCTCAGTCTTGTATTTTTAGATGCTGATTCACGCTCTAGAAGGCTACGGGAATAGGCAATCTGTGCTGTGGCTATCTTTATTACGATGAGGTGTTGAGTTCACTATGCTTCGTCAGTCTGTTTTAACGCTGGGGCAACGGTTTATCAAAGCGGTATTGCTGCCGGTGCGTCGTTGGCTAGAGTGCTTTGACGTGCGCGATCGCCAGCTTGCTCACCGTCTGTGCCGTTTGATCCCTGCCCAGTGCCCCTTTGAGCGGGATATTGTGGTTGCAAAGTGGCACATCCATATTCCTCCCCTGTGCCATCTCAATCCCCTCTACGAAGAGTTGATGCTGTTACGCTATCGTGCTCTCTGTTATTTAGCGGACGAGTGTCAGGAAGATATTAGCGCCTACTGCTAGGGGGTACGTCGGAGTGTGGCGATCCCTAGCCGCCGTGCTGTTCCAACAGCCCTGCCCCTGCTGTGGTCGTCTGAGTCGGCAACCTCTGTGCCCAAGCTGCGAACGGCGGCTGCGAACGTGGGAGCTGCGCGATCGCCGCTCTTACTGGCGCGGATCAGTGCCCCTATTGCCGTGGGGCAGCTACCGTCAGGACTTAAAGCGGGCGATCGCCACCCTCAAGTACCATGCCCATCCCGAATTGGGCACCCTCTTTGGTGAATGGCTCGCTGTTGCTTGGCTAGAGAGTCAGGTCAGCCACAACCTGCCGCTCCAGGTGGTTCCCATTCCCCTCCATGCCGATAAATTAAAGGCGCGGGGCTTTAACCAAGCAGAAATCATTGCCGCCAGCTTTTGTCGTGCCCTAGAATTGCCCTTGGTTCCCCATGCCTTGGTACGGCAGCGCGCAACGCAGTCAATGTTTCAACTGACGGTGGCTGAGCGGGTCGCTAATTTAGAGCAGGCGTTTGTCTTAGGGCGCGGTTTAAGGAAGCAATGCTGGGTGCTGCTGTGTGATGACATTTACACCACGGGCACAACCGCCCGTGCGGCGGCAGAAACCCTGAGAGCCGCAGGGCATCGGGTACTGGGAATCGTTACAGTGGCGGTAGCGCTCCCTGAGCCACACTAAGGCCAACCAGCATCAGAGCCTCGTTCCACTCCACCACGGCACCGTAGGTATCGCCGGTGTGCCCTCCCACTTGGTGATAAAACCATGCCGGTACCAAGAGCATCAGGAGGAGGCCAAGACTGTGGAGGTATAGCAACTGGCCAAGGGAGAGGGGCAGTATCACACTCATGAGACTCAATACGAGGCCACTTGGCCAAAAATCCCAAGGGACGCGGCAGGAGACTTTATGAATCTGACCAGTTCCTGTGGGCTTGAGGTAGGGGTAGCGGGCGATCGCCCACACTTGTGCTACCCGTCCCCACACCGCCGCCCACAGCACGCTAAAGGGCATGGTTGAACTCGCCAGAGCACTGACTTTCAGCAACAGGATCACGATGGCAGCCATCACCCCAAACGCACCGCTGCGACTGTCTGCCATGACTGCGAGCCGCCGTTGCGGATCCCTCACCCCTAAGCCATCTGCTGTATCCATTGCCCCATCCAGATGCAGCCCACCGGTGAGCCCTAACCAGAGCGCCACCAGCAACACGCCTTGCACCAGCCGTGGCAGGTAAAGCAGGTCTAGCAGCCAGTCTGCCCCGAACAGTAGCCCGCCAATCAGTACCCCCACCCCTGGGCACCACTTTGCTGCGCCAGCAAGTTTGATAGGGCATCTAGGGGGAAGGGGCAAACAGGTGTAGAAGATCACTGCCCCTAGCCATTCCTGCCACAGGGACTTCATAATCGTGTTTGAATTTGGGCTACGGTGCGTTGCTGTGGCCGGAGGGACTGTGCTACCTGTTGAATATCAGCAGGGGTGATCTGTTCAATGGCCTCAAGGCGATTAAATAATTGCTGCCACCCCTCCCCCTTGACGGCGTAATCGGCCAAGAGCTTGGCCATCCCCTCGTTGGAGGTCAGGTTTTGCAGCAGTTCCATACGCAGTTGTGTTTTTACCCGAGCCAACTCGTCGGCTCTGATGGGATCTGCCTGTAGTGCTTGTAACTCCTTGGCAATGCCCGCCGCCAATGCTGCGGTAGTATGCCCTGGAGCCGGTGCGCCATAAATGAGAAAACGGTTGGGATATTTATTGCCCGGAAAGCCGACGTACGCTTGCACATTCAGGGCAGTTTTCTGTTCTAGGACAAGGGCGCGATAAAGGCGGGAGGTGCGGCCACCACTGAGAATCTGCGCCAACATTTCGTACTGGAGGTAAGTGGGGTCGCGCAGGGCAGGACAGGGATACGCCTCGATATAAAGGGGTTGGCTAGCTAGCTCTAGGGTAATGCTACGCGGTTCAGTCGGCGGAGGTTCAGGGGCGATCGCCGTGGCCTTGCCCTGACCCTTGGGATAGCGGCCAAAATATACCTGCGCCAACCGTTGCACCTGTTTGGGGTCAACATCCCCCACCAGCACCATGGTCATTTTTTCAGGGGTGTAATACTCCGCAAAAAAACGCTCGACATCAATGCGGCGCAGATTTTGAATATCGTCGCGGTAGCCAATCACCGGACGGCGGTAGGGGTGTTCCTGAAACGTGGTAGCTAAAAAGGCTTCAAAGAGTTGTCCTGAGGGTGAGTTCTCTGTTCGCAGGCGACGCTCCTCAAGGATGACTTCTTTTTCTTGGTAAAACTCACGGAACACCGGCTCTAGAAATCGCTCTGACTCTAAGGACATCCACAGTTCCAGTTTGTTGGCCGGAAAACTGTAGAAATAGCGGGTGGCATCAGCAGAGGTGGTGGCATTGAGACCGACCCCCCCTGCCTGTTGGACAATTTGACCATACTGGTTTTGCAGCACGTAACGATCTGCGACCCGTTGCACTGCCGCAAACTCCACCAATAGCTGCTGACGTTGGGCATCATCATGGGTAGCCTGTAGCTGATCAAAGAGCTGATCGAGTTGGGCAAATGTTTCCTTTTCTGCTGCATAGTTGCGAGTGCCAATGCGGCGGGTTCCCTTAAAGGCAAGGTGTTCCAGATAGTGCGCCACCCCAGTTTGCCCCTCCGGTTCATCTACCCCCCCCACATCGACATAGGTCAGGAAAGAAATAATGGGGGCTTGGTGCTGCTCCATGACAATAAAGTGCATCCCATTGTCAAGGTAAAACTCGCTAATTTGATTCATGGCGCGGTCAATGTAAGGCCGGATCGTCTGGGCAGACGCAATGGGCGTGAGCCATACCCACAGGGCGATCGCCCCAACACAGAAGCACTGGCATTGACTCCAAATAAGCTGCAACAATGACACAGGGATGTCTCAGGTACTGCTTCTATTACACCCTATTTCAGTCGTTCAGACGCTATGCTGCTGTCTTGATCTTCTGCGTGGTTTTTACCTCTTGCGCAGCAACACGCTTGGCAGCACTGACAAGATTAGCTTATAACTATTACCATTACTCTTTAATTTATTGCCCCAAAGACGTGATCCAGTTCTAAGCCGCTCACTCCCCAGTTCATTTTCTTGTTTTGATGGATTGTCAACTGCCGCCTTCTGACCCCTTGCAAGTGCGCGGGGTTCTTCTGCCCTGTAGTGGTGCTCTGCTGGACTTCCTTGAACATGCGGTCGGTCAGGATCTTTGTTGCGCCCTAGTAGAGATTTTGGCGGCGTTGCCTATGGGAGTTTGCCTCTACAATGCTGCCAAGCAAGTTATCTACATCAACCCCTACGCTCGCAACCTATTGGGGATCACTGATGCCTCGCAACCGGCAACGGAAATTTGGCAAAACATCCATCTTTTTGAGGAGGACAGCGCCGCCGCGCCGAATCATCCTCGTCCCTACCCCAAAGAGAACTTGCTGAAACCCCAAGGGCAACATCCTGCGGTTGATGAGCGCAGAACTGTGACTCTCCAGTATGGCGATCGCCGCATGACCATTGAGCTAGAAGTTAGACCGATTTTCAATCGTAGCGGGGAGATGCAACTTGGCCTGATCACCTTTCAGGATATTAGGGATCGCCATCGAGATGCAACGGAACACCAACATCTGATTAATCACTTGCGCCAGCAGGCAGACCGCTACTACAGCCTAGTACAACGCCAAACGGATTTTTTGATTTGCTCGCGAGCCGATACGGTCATTACCTTTGCCAACACGGCCTTCTGCCGGGCGTTTGAACGGGCGGTGACCGACGTGATTGGCCAGCCGTGGGCGACCTTTGTCCTGCCGGAAGATTTACCTGCTCTGTTAGCCAAAGTCCAGGCATTGACACCCGATGCCCCCACCTTTACCAACGAGAACCGCGTCTGTAGCCCTCAAGGGATTAAGTACACCCAATGGATTAATTTAGGTATTTTTGACGACGCTGGCCAACTTGTCGAAATTCAGTCTGTGGGGCGCGATATTAGCATGCTCAAAGAGCAGTTATTACGGGAGCAGGCACTGAATCGGGTGATTCAGGCCATTCGTAACTCATTAGATCTCGAGACCATTTTTGCCACAGTGGTTGAAGAAGTTGGCAAGCTGTGGCTGAAGCTCGATTGCGTGGTGGTGCAGTACCTTCCCCATCGGCACGCATGGGTGCGGCGATCAGAGTATCGCCAAGATCCCAACTGGCCGCACCATATTGGCTACGAAGTTTCCGATGCCGATAACCCCATGGCCGCGCAGCTTAAGGCGGGTCACATTATCCAAATTAGCGATGCCAGTGAAATTACGGATCCCGTCCTAAAACCTTTAACCGAGATGTTTCCGGGGGCATGGCTGATAGTGCCCTTACGGGTAGAAGAGCAGACCTGGGGTGCCTTGGGGGTGTTTACTACCAATGGTGCCCACCAGTGGTCTGCGGCTGAAATTTCGCTGATGACGACGATTGCAACCCAACTGGAAGTGGCCATTTATCAAGCCAAGCTATACCAACGGGCACAGGAGGAATTGGCGCAGCGCCGCCGCATTGAAGCAGCATTGCGCGACAGTGAAGAACGATTTCGCTCAACTGCGATGAATGTGCCGGGAGGCATCTTCCGCTATCTGCACTTTCCTGATGGGCGCAATCAAGTTTTTTACCTTAACCCTATGTGTGAAAAGTTATGGGGTGTGCCAGCGGCGGTGGCAGCGGCGGATGGTTCTGCGCTCTGGCAGCTTGTGCATCCTGATGATCGCCCTGCCATGCTTGAATCTGTAGAGAAATCAGCCCGAACGTTGCAGCCATGGTTTTGGCAGTGGCGAATCATTCACCCCAATGGCGACATTCGCTGGCTGGAAGGGGCAGGTCAACCGGAGCGCCGCGACGATGGTGCGGTGATGTGGTACACCCTTGTTCTGGATGTGAGCGATCGCCATGCGGCTCAAGAGCGCCTACAAGAGCAACAGGCACAGTTAGATTTAGCGGTGCAAGCCTCCAATATTGGCTTTTATTTTTGCGACTTACGCACCCAAACCGCCTATGTCTCTCCCACCTATAAAGCGCAGTTGGGGTATCCGGCCAATGCGGCGGAAGCCAGTCCTAAAGATTGGGCCAGCCGGCTGCATCCCGAGGATCGAGAGCGGGCAGTGAGTGCCTTTCAGCGGTTTCTGCGGGGCGAGGCAGCCTACAGCATTGATTTTCGCTTGCGTCACCGCGATGGCAGCTACCGCTGGATTCACAGTAAGGCTGTCCTCATTCGCGATTCCTTGGGGCAGCCCTGTAAGGTGGTGGGTACCCACATCGACATTACCGATCGCAAAACTGCGGAAATGGCCTTGCGAGAGAGTGAAGAGCGCTATCGACTGCTCGCGGAAAACATGAATGACATTGTGTGTGTGCACGATCCCGCTGGCCACTGCCTTTATATCAGCCCGTCCTACGAAGCACTCTTAGGGCGCAAGAGTACAGACCTAATTAGCCAACACTTTAGTGAACTGTCTCATCCTGAGGATCGCGCTCAGGTGCGGCAAGAATTGGCACAAATGATTCAACAAAATAAATTTTGGCCCCTCACCCATCGTGTGTGCACTGCCTCTGGCGAAACACTGTGGCTAGAGACCCTCATCAAGCCCCGCTACGACGACCAAGGTCAGTTACAAAGGCTGCAAACCACCTCGCGGGATGTGACGGCACGCCTTAAGGTGCAAAACCAACTGCATTACGAAGCCTACCACGACATGCTGACCGGCCTGCCCAATCGCCTTTACCTGATGGAACAGCTGGAAGCAGCGATCTCTGAGGCTCGCCGTAACCCCCGCTACCATTATGCCGTCGTCTTTTTAGACTTAGATGCCTTTAAGGTGATCAACGATAGTTTGGGTCATGCGGTTGGCGATCGCGTACTCGTTGAGTTTGCCCGGTTGCTGCGCAGCCTGATTCACCGCAGCCATACAGTGGCACGGTTTGGTGGCGATGAGTTTGTCATTTTGATGAGTGGCCTCAGCCATATACAGGAAGTGATTGCCCCCTGTGAAGGCATTATCACGCGCTTGCAAGACTCTATAAATGTTGATGAGCGGCAAATTTTTGTCAGTAGTAGCTTGGGTATGGTCTTTGCCCAAAATGAGTATCTAAACAGCCTTGAGGTGTTGCGCAATGCCGACATTGCAATGTATGAAGCCAAAGGCCATCAGCGGGGACGCTACGCCATTTTCAATCAAGGGATGTACAAGCAGGTGCTCCAACGCCTCCACATTGAACACGACCTCCGCCGTGCCCTAGAGCAGGATGAGCTGCGGGTGTTTTATCAGCCCTTTTTTGACTTACAGGAGCAGCGTTTAGTGGGGTTTGAAGCCTTAGTGCGCTGGTATCACCCTGAACGGGGTCTCATTTCGCCTGCTGAGTTTATTCCCATTGCGGAAGATACCGGCTTGATTGTGGCCTTAGATCAGTGGGTCTTGCGTCATGCCTGCCAGCAACTGACGCAGTGGTACCAGCAGTACCCCAGCACCAAGCGCCTGATTCTCAGTGTCAATGTCTCTGCCAAAACTCTGAAGCACCCAAATTTTTTGGCACACTTAGATCACATCCAACAGGAATTTCGTTTGGCGGAGGGCAGGTTAATCCTTGAGCTAACAGAGCGAATTGCACTAGAACTCAACGAAGAGATGAGGGGGCTACTGAGTGCCCTTAGCGATCGCCACATTGAAATTAGTATTGATGATTTTGGCACTGGCTATTCTTGCCTTAGCTACCTCCATAGTTTACCGATTCAGCACCTCAAAGTGGATCGCTCCTTCGTCAGTCAGCTGGAAAACAACCAACGTAACTATCAAATCACCCAAATGATTTTAGTCCTTACCCATCAATTGGGATACCGGGCGATCGCCGAAGGCATTGAAACGGCTGATCAGCTTCAACTGTTGCGGGAACTCGGGTGTGACTATGGCCAAGGGTATCTATTTGCCCGCCCAGCCCCTGCGAGCGCGATCGAACCCTTACTGCAAGCGCTATAGGTTGGCCACTAATTGTGTTGGTGTCCTCTGTTGGCTGCTGGCTAGTGGCGTTGTCTGGTTCATATCGATTCCGGCTCAGCCAACTGGTTGAGTGAGCTATCGCGGTTCAGCCGGCTCTTCGGTACTTACAATCTTGCCTAGGCGTTCAATCTGTAGGGGGGTGGCTGGGAAATCCGCCTGAATTAAACGGCGAATGAGTTGCACACTGGCAAAGTTTTGGTCAATGTGGGGAATGCCCTGATTGTCGATGCGTACAGGAATGATCTTGCCTTGAAGAAACTGACCTGAGCCGTCTAATTCTACATCGAGAATCAAGGACTTACCGAGGTTACCGTAGCTACCCAAGGTTTGGTAGCCCACAAAGTTGCCCAAGGAGTAGGCAATGAGGCGGCCTTTGTAGAGTTCGAGGGCGCGAGGGACATGCGGGCCATGACCAAGGACTAAATCGGCCCCCTGGTCAATCATTGCCCGCGCAAATTGCACCACGTTACCCCGATCTTCGCCGTAGAAATATTCGGTGCGATCGCGAGTATGGATTTGGTCGCTGCCTTCAGCGCCACCGTGGAAGGTGACAACCACAATATCAGCCGTCTTCTTGGCCTGTTGCACCAGTGCTGCCCCTGCATTCAGGTCTTGGATGCGGTTTTGGCCATGGTAGGTGGCAAAGCCAATGAAGGCGGTTTTGATGCCATTGGTTTCAAGATAAGCAATTTGATTCAGGTCACCAACGGCGGTCATGCCTGCGGCGTTGATGTGGCGCATCGTATCCCGAAAGCCCTGTTCATTGAAGTCATAGCTATGGTTATTTGCCACGCTCAGCACATCAAAGCCAGTGTTCCGCAGGAGCTGGGCATAGCTGGGAGGTGAACGAAAGGCAAAGCTGCGACCACTGCTGGTGTTTTTGAAGGGATGGGGATAATCGGTGAGGGTGCTTTCGTAGTTGCCAAAGAGAATATCAGCCCCCTGTAGGTGGGGCTTAACGTGGGCAAATAGTACTTGTGGATCAGCAGGAAGGCGATTATTGGGAAAATTCGTTCCCAAGACCATATCCCCCACCGCTTTAATGCGCAGGCGACGCTCTACCGCAGTAGAGGGAGGGAGAATGGCGGGAGGGCTTGGCTGTGGTGTGGTGACTGCGGGGGTTGGCTCCGGAGTGTCCGTCGGTGCGACTTCGGCAGTCAGTTGATTCTGTACGGCCCACGCCACAACCCCCGTGCTAGCGATCGCCAACACGCTAAGGGTAACCGCAGTAACGCCCGATTGCCTCGTTTTACTAGGTGTTGTAGGGGGAACGGCGGCAGGCAGAGTCATTGCTTCAGCCCCAGCAGCCGCTAAGCTCTCCTTAAGCTGTACAGTCTGTGTCCATTCCGGCCACTCTTCCCCCTTGAGGCGACCGTGGAGTCGCACACTGAGAATTCCTTGAGGACTCAGACGCTTCAGACCTTTGAGGACAAATTGGACACAGGCGTCGGGAGGCAGCGATCGCCCCGCTTCAAACATAATTTGTAAACAGTCACCCCGCCGTCGCACGAGGGCATGAACTCCCTTAAGATTTAGGGTGCGGTTCATCAATTGGGCGATCGCCTCCGCTTGACCCCGCTGCGCGTCCTGCCACAGTAGCTCCAAAGATGCTGCCATACAGCCTGTTTTTCAGGTTTGAGTCAGAGAATGTTGGGGGTGAGCCACCCTGCCGTTATTCTAGGGGATACTGCCAAGGATCATTCTAAGAAACAGACCAATTTAGCAAACGTCACGCCAAGCTAATTGTTATGCAACGCCCGTAATAAGTCATGGCGACTAATAATCCCCACCAGTTGGCCATCGTGATCCAGAACCGGTAAGCGACTAATGTGGTGGGTCACCATCAGGCGGGCAGCTTCGGAAATAGGCGCATCCACAGACACCGTATGGGGGTTAGGGGTCATTACATCTTGTACCTGCTGGCCTAGGGTTTTCTTCAGGTGCTGATGAAAGGATTCTGGGGACTCAAAGTAAATGACACTCCCTAAAAACGTAATGTACAGTGGTGGTTCTAGGGGCGCTTCCCGGACAATTAAATCCGCCTCTGACACTAAACCCACAAGGGTGCCATTGCTGTTAAGCACCGGTAACCCCCGCACCTGTTTTTCCTCCATGAGTTTAATGGCCTCAGTAATCGGGGCATCGGCGCGAATGGTGTAAGGGTTGGGGGTCATGTAATCACGAACAACAGCAGTCATAGCGAACCCAAGGAATGAGAGGACAGTTCAAGGGAAGGGTAACCACCATTCACTGCCAGATCAGGCCGGAGACTTTGGGCATGGCGCAAGTAGGCATGGTAAATGGGGTGATCGGCGCTAG harbors:
- a CDS encoding bifunctional diguanylate cyclase/phosphodiesterase, producing MDCQLPPSDPLQVRGVLLPCSGALLDFLEHAVGQDLCCALVEILAALPMGVCLYNAAKQVIYINPYARNLLGITDASQPATEIWQNIHLFEEDSAAAPNHPRPYPKENLLKPQGQHPAVDERRTVTLQYGDRRMTIELEVRPIFNRSGEMQLGLITFQDIRDRHRDATEHQHLINHLRQQADRYYSLVQRQTDFLICSRADTVITFANTAFCRAFERAVTDVIGQPWATFVLPEDLPALLAKVQALTPDAPTFTNENRVCSPQGIKYTQWINLGIFDDAGQLVEIQSVGRDISMLKEQLLREQALNRVIQAIRNSLDLETIFATVVEEVGKLWLKLDCVVVQYLPHRHAWVRRSEYRQDPNWPHHIGYEVSDADNPMAAQLKAGHIIQISDASEITDPVLKPLTEMFPGAWLIVPLRVEEQTWGALGVFTTNGAHQWSAAEISLMTTIATQLEVAIYQAKLYQRAQEELAQRRRIEAALRDSEERFRSTAMNVPGGIFRYLHFPDGRNQVFYLNPMCEKLWGVPAAVAAADGSALWQLVHPDDRPAMLESVEKSARTLQPWFWQWRIIHPNGDIRWLEGAGQPERRDDGAVMWYTLVLDVSDRHAAQERLQEQQAQLDLAVQASNIGFYFCDLRTQTAYVSPTYKAQLGYPANAAEASPKDWASRLHPEDRERAVSAFQRFLRGEAAYSIDFRLRHRDGSYRWIHSKAVLIRDSLGQPCKVVGTHIDITDRKTAEMALRESEERYRLLAENMNDIVCVHDPAGHCLYISPSYEALLGRKSTDLISQHFSELSHPEDRAQVRQELAQMIQQNKFWPLTHRVCTASGETLWLETLIKPRYDDQGQLQRLQTTSRDVTARLKVQNQLHYEAYHDMLTGLPNRLYLMEQLEAAISEARRNPRYHYAVVFLDLDAFKVINDSLGHAVGDRVLVEFARLLRSLIHRSHTVARFGGDEFVILMSGLSHIQEVIAPCEGIITRLQDSINVDERQIFVSSSLGMVFAQNEYLNSLEVLRNADIAMYEAKGHQRGRYAIFNQGMYKQVLQRLHIEHDLRRALEQDELRVFYQPFFDLQEQRLVGFEALVRWYHPERGLISPAEFIPIAEDTGLIVALDQWVLRHACQQLTQWYQQYPSTKRLILSVNVSAKTLKHPNFLAHLDHIQQEFRLAEGRLILELTERIALELNEEMRGLLSALSDRHIEISIDDFGTGYSCLSYLHSLPIQHLKVDRSFVSQLENNQRNYQITQMILVLTHQLGYRAIAEGIETADQLQLLRELGCDYGQGYLFARPAPASAIEPLLQAL
- a CDS encoding CBS domain-containing protein; its protein translation is MTAVVRDYMTPNPYTIRADAPITEAIKLMEEKQVRGLPVLNSNGTLVGLVSEADLIVREAPLEPPLYITFLGSVIYFESPESFHQHLKKTLGQQVQDVMTPNPHTVSVDAPISEAARLMVTHHISRLPVLDHDGQLVGIISRHDLLRALHNN
- a CDS encoding M16 family metallopeptidase, which produces MSLLQLIWSQCQCFCVGAIALWVWLTPIASAQTIRPYIDRAMNQISEFYLDNGMHFIVMEQHQAPIISFLTYVDVGGVDEPEGQTGVAHYLEHLAFKGTRRIGTRNYAAEKETFAQLDQLFDQLQATHDDAQRQQLLVEFAAVQRVADRYVLQNQYGQIVQQAGGVGLNATTSADATRYFYSFPANKLELWMSLESERFLEPVFREFYQEKEVILEERRLRTENSPSGQLFEAFLATTFQEHPYRRPVIGYRDDIQNLRRIDVERFFAEYYTPEKMTMVLVGDVDPKQVQRLAQVYFGRYPKGQGKATAIAPEPPPTEPRSITLELASQPLYIEAYPCPALRDPTYLQYEMLAQILSGGRTSRLYRALVLEQKTALNVQAYVGFPGNKYPNRFLIYGAPAPGHTTAALAAGIAKELQALQADPIRADELARVKTQLRMELLQNLTSNEGMAKLLADYAVKGEGWQQLFNRLEAIEQITPADIQQVAQSLRPQQRTVAQIQTRL
- a CDS encoding Mo-dependent nitrogenase C-terminal domain-containing protein, whose translation is MLRQSVLTLGQRFIKAVLLPVRRWLECFDVRDRQLAHRLCRLIPAQCPFERDIVVAKWHIHIPPLCHLNPLYEELMLLRYRALCYLADECQEDISAYC
- the cobS gene encoding adenosylcobinamide-GDP ribazoletransferase, translating into MKSLWQEWLGAVIFYTCLPLPPRCPIKLAGAAKWCPGVGVLIGGLLFGADWLLDLLYLPRLVQGVLLVALWLGLTGGLHLDGAMDTADGLGVRDPQRRLAVMADSRSGAFGVMAAIVILLLKVSALASSTMPFSVLWAAVWGRVAQVWAIARYPYLKPTGTGQIHKVSCRVPWDFWPSGLVLSLMSVILPLSLGQLLYLHSLGLLLMLLVPAWFYHQVGGHTGDTYGAVVEWNEALMLVGLSVAQGALPPL
- a CDS encoding CapA family protein encodes the protein MAASLELLWQDAQRGQAEAIAQLMNRTLNLKGVHALVRRRGDCLQIMFEAGRSLPPDACVQFVLKGLKRLSPQGILSVRLHGRLKGEEWPEWTQTVQLKESLAAAGAEAMTLPAAVPPTTPSKTRQSGVTAVTLSVLAIASTGVVAWAVQNQLTAEVAPTDTPEPTPAVTTPQPSPPAILPPSTAVERRLRIKAVGDMVLGTNFPNNRLPADPQVLFAHVKPHLQGADILFGNYESTLTDYPHPFKNTSSGRSFAFRSPPSYAQLLRNTGFDVLSVANNHSYDFNEQGFRDTMRHINAAGMTAVGDLNQIAYLETNGIKTAFIGFATYHGQNRIQDLNAGAALVQQAKKTADIVVVTFHGGAEGSDQIHTRDRTEYFYGEDRGNVVQFARAMIDQGADLVLGHGPHVPRALELYKGRLIAYSLGNFVGYQTLGSYGNLGKSLILDVELDGSGQFLQGKIIPVRIDNQGIPHIDQNFASVQLIRRLIQADFPATPLQIERLGKIVSTEEPAEPR
- a CDS encoding DUF3120 domain-containing protein; the protein is MTALTSTAVFPALRFGSRPAWCIFSLAAFLVSVPVFIEAPLVRTYPWLSLGITPLLWGISRYLQTQTRYQRFGALLYGFSWCWGAGSLYWGWLRWEPLWHLPVEALPLPLMVWHLRQRQQLVGVFFFLGSFLGTAITDAYFYLIDVIPHWRAIMYLEQDLVSVQEMLVQAIAQAQTFSGEVWGVLLSLSLLLIGLLPLFQSQIRQGIPAMLPSWAFMGAVLSTLVVDGLFGLTIGLLPL
- a CDS encoding ComF family protein → MWRSLAAVLFQQPCPCCGRLSRQPLCPSCERRLRTWELRDRRSYWRGSVPLLPWGSYRQDLKRAIATLKYHAHPELGTLFGEWLAVAWLESQVSHNLPLQVVPIPLHADKLKARGFNQAEIIAASFCRALELPLVPHALVRQRATQSMFQLTVAERVANLEQAFVLGRGLRKQCWVLLCDDIYTTGTTARAAAETLRAAGHRVLGIVTVAVALPEPH